A section of the Tachysurus fulvidraco isolate hzauxx_2018 chromosome 7, HZAU_PFXX_2.0, whole genome shotgun sequence genome encodes:
- the mpc1 gene encoding mitochondrial pyruvate carrier 1 — MAGTLARKAVDHLRSKEFRDYLMSTHFWGPVANWGLPIAAISDMKKSPEIISGRMTFALTCYSLLFMRFAYKVQPRNWLLFACHFTNEAAQLVQGGRLIKYNMEKKTAK; from the exons ATGGCTGGCACTTTAGCCCGTAAAGCTGTGGACCATCTCCGTAGTAAGGAGTTCAGGGATTATTTGATGAG CACA caCTTTTGGGGTCCAGTAGCAAACTGGGGGCTGCCGATTGCTGCCATCAGCGACATGAAGAAAAGTCCAGAAATTATCAGCGGACGAATGACCTTTG CTCTGACCTGCTACTCGCTGCTGTTTATGAGATTTGCCTACAAGGTACAGCCAAGGAACTGGCTCCTCTTCGCCTGCCATTTCACCAACGAGGCGGCGCAGCTCGTTCAGGGAGGACGGCTTATTAAATACAA catggagaaaaaaacagcGAAATGA
- the chs1 gene encoding chitin synthase 1: protein MEELRNRGQKREGRHRDTWDPFQLNPIGAEKEKKKTCLMLMQHFMAVVIGLLVLTSAVISKGSLLTLATLSSPKSLRTSTDRQFYTLLLMCALVTPNLLVFLKCLWKCAFKSYVSPNMKILGIISAIEISVAVGTSVLVLVVMPQFDVLTNLFISGGVCIGTAFLHAFFRLQHHRWMIIFPICSIVLVSTGYCLLAIDYYVRITSHTAHQEQDCYYYVGIAIFASLLISFNWWENSLQASNKIQDMLSELDRFRDSVFMFTSLMRIAVTVGVYFFYYCLIAENRINWGAFTEISEDTLEVGLGVFFLQIFCSAACHWFGVVACKIHAVRMSFATPVSLTGPVTLIVGITLFLTQASTLDVEPDISYFSELTANYSPIYNPFLDFCSGIVKLKDSNSTSLIILELTNSICKTTLSSHYAVWPFSMLALEGACMWLGLISCSYYVWSMKVPLIERTSQLFVRRLYESAFIDQSLLLNTKMKVKNPESHEEVENVVIYLCATMWHETYDEMLKILTSMFRLDRYRGDPKEEHKNFFEFECHIYVDDAFMKETETDTKLVNSYVEDLINVVIEVYRVFTNKEPDEVSIIDTPYGGRIAFVLPEGNMLYVHLKDKELIRNKKRWSQIMYMYYLLGWKGYIVKNPQKITRQNFVHRPSLISLDGEAYLLPNFDNDSKRKYISDDNTYILALDGDTDFHPSAVILLVDRLRMYANVGAACGRIHPTGMGPMVWYQKFEYAVGHWLQKTAEHVFGCVLCSPGCFSLFRGSALMDDNVLKRYTTKATRASEYVQYDQGEDRWLCTLLLQQGWRVEYNAASDAYTNSPQEFKEFYNQRRRWGPSTLANTLDLLHSGKETVKRNSSISMLYIFYQIFTVASSILGPASVTLMVAGAFQFVFRIEGTLSIIISVIPPVVYMLICFFTKSNFQITIAAILSVFYAFLMTASFFSIIGDMVKEGTFITPTGIFLVSMAILYFVTALLHPQEFGMIVYGLMYFICIPSGYLLLTIYSLVNMNIVSWGTRESAKEKEQKRHVGVLCNRNCKLCCWDVNIQVTQETENLMLQQIQQAVNPNGLSNASSGRAEKETTLQDAEESLNHSETDNNPMENNRGVSLRMRNIKNLSNDKEDTKSVNSTSDFSMDQKTNTSYDDEEEEDEEEYDDLDTYNDKEEQEKEVVPESDWVKPVKSVFLRKLTFANLKRNLQEQIRYTLRNKNQEDLCEELVQTLSETLTEELRDKVGPEDILSESQLEELQDALNESARRILKSNRMQINHMKRLEARVKRAIEKTLVAPQVIRLSEDETDFWNKLIERYLKPIQDPKSHLELVERELKSLRNKAVFLYFIVNVLWVVATFFLQAIGGDIISIKIPKYLPNGTLADEPLKVEPLSLMFLLSFALLLLIQFLAMLYHRVYTFIHVLAYRGMEKDYREKDQDEEAMILENQNVNELVITDADLR, encoded by the exons ATGGAAGAGCTGAGGAATAGGGGCcaaaagagagaggggaggcACAG GGACACATGGGATCCCTTTCAGCTAAATCCGATTGGagctgagaaagaaaagaagaaaacatgCTTGATGTTAATGCAGCACTTCATGGCAGTGGTTATAGGCTTATTGGTCTTGACCAGTGCCGTCATCAGCAAG GGTTCTCTTCTGACATTGGCCACACTTTCTAGTCCAAAATCCCTCAGGACTTCTACAGATAGGCAGTTCTACACCCTACTGCTGATGTGTGCCCTGGTAACACCCAACCTGCTGGTGTTCCTCAAATGTCTGTGGAAATGTGCCTTCAAAAGCTATGTTTCCCCCAACATGAAAATCTTGGGAATT ATTTCAGCAATTGAGATCTCAGTGGCGGTGGGGACCTCAGTCTTGGTTCTGGTTGTGATGCCTCAGTTTGATGTTCTGACCAACCTTTTCATATCAGGAGGAGTTTGCATTGGCACTGCCTTCCTTCATGCTTTCTTTCGACTTCAGCACCACCGCTGGATGATCATTTTCCCTATTTGCTCCATTGTTCTAGTGTCCACTGGCTACTGCCTGCTTGCTATTGATTACTATGTGCGAATAACTTCTCATACCGCACACCAAGAGCAAGACTGTTATTACTATGTTGGCATTGCTATATTTGCTTCTCTTCTAATTTCTTTTAACTGGTGGGAAAATTCTCTACAGGCCAGCAACAAGATTCAGGATATGCTAAGCGAATTAGATAGGTTCAGAGATTCTGTCTTCATGTTTACCAGTCTCATGAGGATTGCTGTTACTGTTGGGgtgtatttcttttattattgcCTAATAGCTGAGAACCGCATCAACTGGGGTGCTTTCACAGAAATTTCAGAAGATACACTTGAGGTGGGCCTTGGAGTGTTTTTCCTCCAAATCTTCTGCTCTGCTGCCTGCCATTGGTTTGGGGTTGTGGCCTGCAAGATACATGCAGTGAGAATGAGCTTTGCCACGCCAGTCTCACTGACAGGTCCTGTAACACTGATTGTAGGCATAACACTTTTCCTGACTCAAGCAAGCACCTTGGATGTGGAACCAGATATCTCATACTTCTCTGAGTTGACTGCCAACTACTCACCAATCTATAACCCATTTCTGGACTTTTGTTCTGGTATTGTGAAGCTGAAGGATTCTAACAGTACTTCACTGATCATCCTGGAGCTCACCAATAGTATCTGTAAAACAACACTGAGTAGTCATTATGCAGTTTGGCCTTTCTCCATGCTTGCACTTGAAGGTGCCTGCATGTGGCTTGGGTTGATTTCATGCTCATATTATGTGTGGAGCATGAAGGTGCCCCTTATTGAGCGGACATCACAGCTCTTTGTCCGCCGGCTGTATGAATCCGCTTTCATCGATCAGTCACTACTACTAAACAccaaaatgaaagtgaaaaaccCAGAGAG CCATGAAGAGGTAGAAAATGTTGTCATATATCTCTGTGCAACAATGTGGCATGAAACATATGATGAGATGCTTAAGATCCTTACCTCAATGTTCAG GCTGGACAGGTACAGAGGTGACCCAAAAGAAGAACATAAGAATTTCTTTGAATTCGAATGCCATATTTATGTTGATGATGCCTTcatgaaagagacagagactgacacAAAGTTGGTCAATTCATATGTGGAAGATCTAATCAATGTGGTCATAGAAGTGTACAG AGTATTCACAAACAAAGAGCCAGATGAGGTGTCTATCATTGACACTCCTTATGGTGGTCGGATTGCATTTGTGCTACCTGAGGGAAATATGTTATATGTCCATCTCAAGGACAAAGAGCTtataagaaacaaaaagagaTGGTCACAG ataatgtatatgtattatCTCCTGGGTTGGAAAGGTTACATAGTGAAAAATCCGCAGAAAATCACT AGACAGAACTTTGTACACCGTCCAAGTCTCATATCACTGGATGGAGAAGCTTACCTCTTACCAAACTTTGACAATGATagtaaaagaaaatacatatCAGATGACAATACATATATCTTGGCTTTGGATGGTGACACTGACTTCCACCCCTCTGCTGTGATTTTACTGGTTGATCGTCTGCGAATGTATGCTAATGTAGGTGCTGCGTGTGGAAGAATTCATCCAACTGGAATGG GGCCAATGGTGTGGTACCAGAAATTTGAGTATGCTGTGGGTCACTGGCTCCAGAAAACAGCAGAGCATGTATTTGGGTGTGTTCTTTGCAGCCCTGGATGCTTCAGTCTGTTCAGGGGGTCAGCTTTAATGGATGACAATGTGCTCAAGAGATACACCACCAAAGCCACAAGGGCTTCTGAGTACGTCCAATATGATCAAG GTGAGGATCGCTGGCTTTGCACATTGCTTCTGCAGCAGGGATGGAGAGTGGAGTACAACGCTGCCTCGGATGCTTATACTAATTCTCCTCAAGAATTTAAGGAGTTCTACAACCAAAGGCGCCGCTGGGGCCCCTCAACTCTTGCCAATACTTTAGACCTCCTACACAGTGGAAAAGAAACTGTAAAAAGAAACTCTTCCATATCTATGCTCTACATCTTCTACCAAATTTTCACTGTCGCTTCTTCGATTCTTGGACCTGCTTCAGTCACCTTGATGGTAGCTG ggGCTTTCCAGTTTGTGTTTAGAATTGAAGGGACTCTGTCTATTATCATATCCGTCATACCACCAGTTGTTTACATGCTAATTTGTTTCTTCACCAAATCCAACTTTCAAATTACCATCGCAGCCATTCTAAGTGTTTTCTATGCATTTCTAATGACCGCGTCTTTCTTCTCCATTATTG GTGACATGGTGAAAGAAGGCACATTCATCACCCCTACTGGGATATTTCTGGTGTCCATGGCGATCTTGTACTTTGTCACAGCATTACTTCATCCGCAGGAGTTTGGCATGATTGTCTACGGTCTCATGTATTTTATATGCATCCCCAGTGGTTACCTCCTCCTTACTATCTACTCCTTGGTCAACATGAACATAGTCTCCTGGGGCACTCGTGAATCCGCCAAAGAGAAGGAACAGAAAAGACATGTTGGAGTTTTGTGCAACCGCAACTGCAAACTCTGTTGCTGGGATGTAAATATCCAAGTCACTCAAGAAACTGAAAACTTGATGCTACAGCAAATCCAGCAGGCAGTTAATCCAAATGGTTTATCCAATGCTTCATCAGGCAGAGCAGAGAAGGAGACAACTTTGCAGGATGCCGAAGAAAGTTTAAATCACTCTGAAACTGACAATAACCCTATGGAAAATAATAGAGGTGTTTCACTGAGGATGAGGAACATCAAGAATCTGTCCAATGACAAGGAAGATACAAAATCTGTGAACAG tacaagTGACTTCAGCATGGATCAAAAAACGAACACATcatatgatgatgaggaggaggaggatgaggaggaataTGACGACTTGGATACATACAATGATAAAGAGGAGCAAGAAAAGGAAGTTGTACCTGAGAGTG ACTGGGTCAAACCAGTGAAATCTGTATTCCTGAGGAAGCTTACTTTTGCAAATCTTAAGAGGAACCTCCAGGAGCAGATTAGGTACACCCTCAGAAATAAGAACCAGGAAGATCTGTGTGAGGAACTTGTGCAGACACTATCAGAAACGCTTACTGAAGAACTAAGGGACAAAGTGGGCCCGGAGGATATTTTGTCGGAGAGCCAACTAGAAGAACTACAGGATGCACTTAATGAGTCAGCTAGGAGGATCCTGAAGAGCAACCGCATGCAAATCAACCACATGAAGCGACTGGAGGCAAGAGTCAAGAGAGCTATAGAGAAAACCCTGGTAGCTCCTCAGGTTATAAGACTGAGTGAG GATGAGACAGACTTCTGGAACAAACTGATAGAGCGCTATCTGAAACCTATACAAGATCCCAAAAGCCATCTAGAGCTAGTGGAAAGGGAACTGAAATCCCTACGGAACAAG GCagtatttctgtactttattgtGAACGTCTTATGGGTTGTGGCCACATTTTTTCTTCAAGCCATTGGAGGTGACATAATTAGCATCAAGATTCCTAAATATCTGCCTAATGGCACTTTGGCTGATGAACCTTTGAAGGTGGAACCACTAAGTTTAATGTTCTTGCTGTCTTTTGCCTTACTTCTGTTGATCCAGTTTCTGGCTATGCTTTACCACAG AGTATACACCTTTATCCATGTGTTAGCCTACAGAGGCATGGAGAAGGACTACAGAGAAAAGGATCAA GATGAGGAAGCCATGATCTTGGAGAACCAAAATGTAAATGAGCTTGTCATTACCGATGCTGACTTGAGATGA